The following are encoded in a window of Ricinus communis isolate WT05 ecotype wild-type chromosome 4, ASM1957865v1, whole genome shotgun sequence genomic DNA:
- the LOC125369768 gene encoding uncharacterized protein LOC125369768 has translation MTERQPRTLPSNIKSNPREHVKAITLESGKQLSSSIPISNDDDVVQEDSGSKDGDSKVMEPEKIEGRKKSPPYPARLKQEKVDQQFAISQMPRYAKFLKEILSNKRKSKDLVIVNLNGECSVILQNKLPEKKRDPGSFNVPCVFGNLPISNSLADLGASINLMPYSLFTKLGLVDFMIMDMDSESNVLLILGRPFLATSRAIIDVCDGKLELREGDETVTFDFNNSMRQSLDHDVVFSVDLLDDVEDEHDLSNESVLEQLAFLLANEPGKNPNKFIEIDREGVQKLRPSLEEPPVLELKELPKHLNYA, from the exons atgACTGAGAGACAGCCAAGGACTTTGCCTAGTAATATAAAGTCCAACCCTCGAGAGCACGTGAAGGCTATCACTTTAGAATCAGGTAAACAACTATCTAGTTCTATTCCTATTtctaatgatgatgatgttgtgcAAGAAGATTCAGGTAGCAAAGATGGAGATAGCAAGGTGATGGAGCCAGAGAAGATAGAGGGCAGGAAGAAAAGTCCTCCATATCCTGCTAGGTTGAAGCAGGAGAAAGTCGATCAGCAAtttg ctatttcacAAATGCCTAGgtatgcaaagttcttaaaggaaattcttagcaacaaaaggaagtCAAAGGACTTGGTGATCGTGAACTTAAATGGGGAGTGTTCGGTTatacttcaaaataaattgccAGAGAAGAAGCgtgatccagggagttttaatGTCCCTTGTGTATTTGGTAATTTACCAATTAGCAATtctttagctgatttaggagctagcattAATTTAATGCCGTACAGTCTGTTTACCAAGTTAGGGCTGG TTGACTttatgatcatggacatggaTAGTGAGAGTAACGTACTTTTAATTCTAGGTCGACCTTTCCTTGCAACGTCTAGGGCTattatagatgtttgtgatgggAAGCTTGAACTTAGGGAAGGAGATGAAACTGTcacttttgattttaataattctatgaGACAGTCCTTAGATCATGATGTTGTGTTTTCTGTTGATTTACTTGATGAT GTAGAGGATGAGCATGACCTATCTAATGAGAGTGTGTTGGAGCAGCTTGCATTTTTGTTAGCTAATGAACCAGGCAAGAATCCTAATAAGTTTATTGAGATTGATAGGGAAGGTGTGCAGAAATTGAGGCCATCACTTGAGGAACCACCAGTCCTTGAGTTGAAAGAGCTCCCAAAACACCTCAATTACGCATAA